TATATTAATATGTGCCTTGAGCACAGCCATATAAGTTAGTCCCGTAGGGTAGTGGCAATCCTCCTGGTCTTTGGAACCGGGGACAGCGGTTCGACTCCGCTCGGGACTACTATTTTCTAAAAAATATGGAAAAAACTTCTCTTTTTAACAACAATTAATTTAAAATCTAATTTTACATAATAATTTTATAAATATATATAATAAACAAACTATTTTAATATAACTATAAACATAATATATATTTAACAAACAGATATTATACTTTTAATAAAATAAATTTAAGGGAGTAGTAGAAGATATGCCATATGAAGATGTAGTAACTAAATATTTAGATGAAGATCCAGAAAGAAGAGTAAAATTATTTAAGTTATATACAAGACTTATGATAATTTCAACATTTACAATAGCAGCTGGAGTAATTCTATACATATTTATAGCATTCCATATAATATAGACACTAACTACTATTTTAATTTAACCTTCCTTCCATTTTTTTAATAGCTACTTTTATTTTAAAAACCTGAATTATAAATTAAATTCTGCAAAGAACGAGTTCTACTCATAGCATTCTCAAGGATCTTATCTGAAACAACAAGTGTAGCAATAGGATCACCAACATCATAAACATAATTCATATCACACAAATCATGCACACAATCAATATTACGTAAATCATAACAAGCTTTCTTCTGACTAAATACAATCAACTTAACACAAAAACTAGACACAGGATTCATTTGAACTTCAACTCCACTGCATGCATCAATATGAGCCTGAGCCATATTCATATTATATGAATTTTCAACACACTCAAAAGTACCCTGAATTCTAGGATTAACCTCAATAACATAAGCCTTATTATCTTTAATAATAAAATCAACACCATTAGATCCAACAAGCTTATACATACGAGCAATCTTTTGTGAAATATTTTCAAGCTTATCAATATGATTAATACAAGGTGTAATATTACCACAATATGAAAAATCACTCTTATCAAGTCCACGAGGAGCAATAATTTGATCAGAAGATGTAACCATAGTAGTGCTATGATCAGGATAAGCTAAAAATGATGTACTAACACTATTTCCATCAACAAATTCCTGAAGTAAAAACTTATCATCATATTCAAATCTTGCATCAAACCACTTAATATTCTTACCACCAGAACCATTAACAGGCTTTGTAATAAATCTTTTATCAGGATAATTTTGTACAATTTCATCAGCCTCATCCATACTAGATACAAGATATGTATCAGGCATTAAGAAATTCTTATGTAACTTCTTATACAACTTATACTTATCATTAACAGCACCTGTATCTTTATTTCCAATAATCTTAGATTTAGGAAAACGAGATGTATCAATATCTCCACAACAGATAATATAATCAACATCAACAACATAATTAAGAGCTAAATTTTCAATATCAACATTATTATAACCAGGCTTATCAATAATAATAAGCTTATCTACATAATCATGCATATCAAGAATATCAAAAAAACTAGTAGCATAAACAGTATGACCTAACTGCTTTAAGGATTTTGCAACAGCACGAGTATTTGAACCTACAACTAAAAATTTACTAATAAAAATACAACCCCTTAAAATTAATTAATGGATATAGATATGTTAAACATAAAATAAGTATTTAATTAAAAAATAGAATTCTAATATAAAAAATAAAATCTAGATAAAAATAAGTAAAAAAATATAATTCAAAAAAAATAGTCTTTTTCTAAAAAAGAAGTTTAAAGAAAGAAAATCATGGAAAAATCCATGAAATCTATTCTGCTTCTTCTCTTGCATTAATGTTTTTCTTAATAACTTTAAGTTGTGCAAAACTTTCTCTTTCCATTTCCTCTAAACGCATTTCAATAAATTTGATTGTGTTTTGAATACGAGGAATAGTTACATGCTCTAAAGCATTTACTCTTCTTTTAGTTGCTTCAACTTCTTTTGCAAGAAGCATGATGGTTTTTTCAATTTCACCAAGTTCTATAATAATTTTTATAGATTCTTCAAATTCCTTTGCAGCTACATCTAAGTTAGCTGAAGTTCCAGCAAAACCGTAACCTCTGCTTATTACATCGTTGGTTGTAGTTTTACTTTTTACAACTGGTACTGAAACTCCCATAATACTTCTGGAAGTAATATCAAGTTCAAGAGATTCTCGTACAGATAAAGCTGCACGTTTTACTGCCATATCTCCCATGTCTATTTGAGCTTTATTAAGTTCTGAGTATGCGATTGTTAATTTTTTTTCAACTTCATCACGAGAACCTTGAACACGATCAAGAATTTCGAAAAACTCTTTAATGAGAGCATCTCTTTTTTCTTTAAGAAGACTATGTCCTTTAGTAGATAATTTTGCTCTATCTTTCAGATTAAGAAGTTCATTACGTGTTGGGTTAACATCGTCTAATCTTTCATCTGCCATATTTAGCCTCCTATACTGAGATACTTAAATCGAAAGAATAAATGAATTTATTCCTCAGAAGATTCGGTTGATCCTTCTTTAGGTAAGTATTTTTCAATAAGTTCTTCTTTAACACGTTTAAGTTCAGTTTCAGGTAAGATAGATAATAATTTCCAACCTAAGTCAAGAGTTTCTTGAATTGATCTGTCTTCATCTTTAGCTTGTCTGATGAATTGATCTTCAAATGCATCAGCAAATTCTAAGAATTTAAGATCACGTTCGGTTAATGCTTCTTCCCCTACTACAGCGGTTAAGTCACGAAGTTCACGACCTTCTGCATATGCAGCATATAATTGGTCTGATACTCCACTGTGGTCTTCACGGGTACGTCCGTCACCAATTCCACCACTCATTAATCTTGAAAGTGAAGGTAATACATCTACTGGTGGGTAGATACCTGTCCTATCAAGTTCACGTGAAAGTACGATCTGACCTTCTGTAATATATCCAGTTAAGTCAGGAATTGGGTGAGTAATATCGTCCTGTGGCATAACTAATATAGGCATCTGTGTAATTGAACCAGGTTTACCTGATATACGTCCTGCTCTTTCATATATACCTGCTAAGTCGGTATACATGTAACCAGGGTATCCTCTACGTCCAGGTACTTCGTTACGTGCTGATGAAATTTCCCTTAAAGCTTCACAGTAGTTTGTAATATCTGTAAGAATTACAAGTACGTGCATTCCTTTTTCAAATGCAAGGTATTCTGCTGTTGTTAAAGCCATTTTAGGTGTCATAATTCTTTCGATAGCAGGGTCGTCTGCTAAGTTCATGAATACTGTTACTCTTTCAAGAGCTCCAGTTTGTTCGAACTCGTTCATGAAGAAGTTTGCTTCTTCGTGAGTAATACCCATAGCACCGAAAATTACAGCGAACTCACTGTCTTCTGAAATTACTTTTGCTTGTCTTGCAATCTGTGCTGCAAGGTCGTTGTGAGGTAATCCAGATCCAGAGAAGATAGGTAATTTCTGACCACGTACAAGAGTGTTCATTCCGTCAATTGTGGAAATACCTGTCTGGATAAACTCTGCAGGGAATTCTCTTGCTGCTGGGTTCATTGGGGAACCGTTTACATCTAACTCTACTTCAGGAATGATGTCAGGTCCACCGTCAATAGGTTTACCTATACCGTTGAATATTCTTCCAAGCATGTCTGTTGATAGACCAATTTTAGCTGTTTCTCCTGTGAAACGAACTTTTGTTGATTCTGTGTTGAGGTCACTTGTACCTTCAAATACCTGAACAACTGCAAGGTCATCTTTAACTTCAAGAACTTGACCAGTTCTCATTGAACCATCTGGTGTTTCAATATCTACGATTTCGTTGAATGCTACACCTTCAACACCTTCAACCATCATTAAAGGACCTGAAACTTCTGCTACAGTTGTATATTCTTTTGTTTTTACATCTATATCATTCATTGTAAAGCCTCATTACATTGTGTTGTTATACTTTCTTTGATTTGTTCAACTTTTGTCATGAATTCGTCTTCAGGAACGTATTTCATTCTGTCAAGATCTACTCTTACATCTAATGTTACAAGTTTATCTACATCTGCACCATCAGCAAGTGCTGCTTGTGCTGTTGTGTTGTATTGTAAGATAGTTTTTAACATGTTGTACTGTTTTTCTGGTGAACAGTATGTATCTGTATCATCGAAAGCGTTTTGTTGAAGGAAGTCTTCTCTTAACATACGTGCTGCTTCAAGAGTTACACGGTCTTTTGGTGGAAGTGCATCAGGACCTACAAGTTGTACAATTTCGTTAAGTTCTGATTCTTTCTGTAAAAGAGCCATAGCTGTATCTCTTAATTCTCTCCAATCTTCACCTATTTCAGAAGTCCACCATTTGGTGATACTGTCAACATAGAGTGAGTAACTGCTTAACCAGTTAATTGAAGGGAAGTGACGTTTATCAGCAAGTGATGCATCAAGTGCCCAAAATACTTTTGCAATACGTAATGTGTTCTGTGTAACAGGTTCAGATAAGTCCCCACCAGGAGGTGATACTGCACCTACAATTGTAATGGATGATTCAGCTTTGTGAGATCCAATTGTTGTTACACGTCCTGCACGTTCATAGAACTGTGCGAGTCTTGATGCGAGGTAAGCAGGGTAACCTTCTTCCCCAGGCATTTCTTCAAGACGTCCTGAAAGTTCTCTCATAGCTTCTGCCCATCTTGATGTACTGTCTGCCATAAGAGCTACATCGTATCCCATATCTCTGAAGTATTCAGCAATGGTAATACCTGTGTATACACATGCTTCCCTAGCTGCTACAGGCATGTTTGATGTGTTTGCGATAAGAACTGTTCTGTCCATTAAAGGATTTCCACTTTTTGGATCTTCTAGTTCAGGGAACTCTGTAAGTACCTCTGTCATTTCGTTTCCACGTTCTCCACATCCGATATATACTACAATATCAGCGTCTGCCCATTTTGCTAATTGTTGCTGTGTTACAGTTTTTCCTGAACCGAATGGTCCTGGCATAGCTGATGTTCCACCTTTTGCAAGACAGAAGAATGTATCTTGTGCTCTCTGTCCTGTTATAAGAGGTACATCTGGGTCTAATTTGTTAACAAATGGTCTTCCTACACGTACTGGCCAAATTTGCATCATTTGAACTGTTTCAATACCGTTTTCAGTTTCAACTTCTGCAATATCGTCAACAATTGTGTATTTACCTGGAGCTACGATTGATTTAATTTTACCTGACATTTTAGGTGGTATCATAATTTTGTGTTCAATTGATGATGTTTCATCTACTGTACCTATGATGTCTCCACCATTTACTTCGTCTCCAACTTGTGCTGTTGGTTTGAAGCTCCATTCTTTTGTTTTATCTAATGCTGGTACGTCTACCCCTCTAGGAATGAAATCTCCTGTTTTGAATTTGATTTCATCTAAAGGTCTTTGAATACCGTCGTAAATTGATTTAAGTATTCCAGGACCTAATTCTACTGAGAGTGGACCACCAGTACTTTCAATTTTTTCTCCTGGTTTAATACCAGCAGTTTCTTCGTATACTTGAACTGTAGCTGTGTCGCCGTGAAGTTCAATAATTTCACCTATGAGTCCTATGTCTCCTACACGTACCATTTCGTGTACTTTGGTACCACGCATACCGTCACCGACAATAACCGGACCTGCAAT
The genomic region above belongs to Methanosphaera sp. and contains:
- a CDS encoding ATP synthase subunit A; translation: MITGNIIKIAGPVIVGDGMRGTKVHEMVRVGDIGLIGEIIELHGDTATVQVYEETAGIKPGEKIESTGGPLSVELGPGILKSIYDGIQRPLDEIKFKTGDFIPRGVDVPALDKTKEWSFKPTAQVGDEVNGGDIIGTVDETSSIEHKIMIPPKMSGKIKSIVAPGKYTIVDDIAEVETENGIETVQMMQIWPVRVGRPFVNKLDPDVPLITGQRAQDTFFCLAKGGTSAMPGPFGSGKTVTQQQLAKWADADIVVYIGCGERGNEMTEVLTEFPELEDPKSGNPLMDRTVLIANTSNMPVAAREACVYTGITIAEYFRDMGYDVALMADSTSRWAEAMRELSGRLEEMPGEEGYPAYLASRLAQFYERAGRVTTIGSHKAESSITIVGAVSPPGGDLSEPVTQNTLRIAKVFWALDASLADKRHFPSINWLSSYSLYVDSITKWWTSEIGEDWRELRDTAMALLQKESELNEIVQLVGPDALPPKDRVTLEAARMLREDFLQQNAFDDTDTYCSPEKQYNMLKTILQYNTTAQAALADGADVDKLVTLDVRVDLDRMKYVPEDEFMTKVEQIKESITTQCNEALQ
- a CDS encoding ATP synthase subunit B, which translates into the protein MNDIDVKTKEYTTVAEVSGPLMMVEGVEGVAFNEIVDIETPDGSMRTGQVLEVKDDLAVVQVFEGTSDLNTESTKVRFTGETAKIGLSTDMLGRIFNGIGKPIDGGPDIIPEVELDVNGSPMNPAAREFPAEFIQTGISTIDGMNTLVRGQKLPIFSGSGLPHNDLAAQIARQAKVISEDSEFAVIFGAMGITHEEANFFMNEFEQTGALERVTVFMNLADDPAIERIMTPKMALTTAEYLAFEKGMHVLVILTDITNYCEALREISSARNEVPGRRGYPGYMYTDLAGIYERAGRISGKPGSITQMPILVMPQDDITHPIPDLTGYITEGQIVLSRELDRTGIYPPVDVLPSLSRLMSGGIGDGRTREDHSGVSDQLYAAYAEGRELRDLTAVVGEEALTERDLKFLEFADAFEDQFIRQAKDEDRSIQETLDLGWKLLSILPETELKRVKEELIEKYLPKEGSTESSEE
- a CDS encoding V-type ATP synthase subunit D; translation: MADERLDDVNPTRNELLNLKDRAKLSTKGHSLLKEKRDALIKEFFEILDRVQGSRDEVEKKLTIAYSELNKAQIDMGDMAVKRAALSVRESLELDITSRSIMGVSVPVVKSKTTTNDVISRGYGFAGTSANLDVAAKEFEESIKIIIELGEIEKTIMLLAKEVEATKRRVNALEHVTIPRIQNTIKFIEMRLEEMERESFAQLKVIKKNINAREEAE
- a CDS encoding ATP-grasp domain-containing protein, which produces MHDYVDKLIIIDKPGYNNVDIENLALNYVVDVDYIICCGDIDTSRFPKSKIIGNKDTGAVNDKYKLYKKLHKNFLMPDTYLVSSMDEADEIVQNYPDKRFITKPVNGSGGKNIKWFDARFEYDDKFLLQEFVDGNSVSTSFLAYPDHSTTMVTSSDQIIAPRGLDKSDFSYCGNITPCINHIDKLENISQKIARMYKLVGSNGVDFIIKDNKAYVIEVNPRIQGTFECVENSYNMNMAQAHIDACSGVEVQMNPVSSFCVKLIVFSQKKACYDLRNIDCVHDLCDMNYVYDVGDPIATLVVSDKILENAMSRTRSLQNLIYNSGF